The genomic segment AATTGCAATGAAGTTAAAGATTCTAAATAATCTTACAAGGAGGCGCTAAAGTGGGACTGAAAAAAATTCCAAGTGTGATTTTGACAATTGTTGTCATTACAAGCTGCCTTTCATTCACTACTAATGATTTGTACGCACAAACAACTGATGAAGAAGACGCGAAAAGCAGCTTAAACACAAATGAATGGTCAGAAGAAGAAACAAAACCAGCTGCAGAACTTTCTAATGAACAAGGGAAAGTTGAAAAACATGCCGTATATGAAACTACAGAACAAGTACGTGAAAGAGAATTAAAGGAACTGAAGGAACTGGCAAAAGAATCTTCAGAAAAAAAAGGTAAAAGAGACAAGATTAAAAGTTTTTTTGCAAAAAAATTCCCATCGGAAAAATCGGATTCTAAAACTTCAACTCAAGAAAATTCTGTAAAAAACCCCCAACAATCCGATTCAGCAACAAATGAAATAAAAGAACCTACTCCTAAAGTAGACAAGAAGGCAGCTGAGAAAGCAGCTAAAGTAGACAAGAAGGCAGTTGAAAAAGCAGCTAAAGTAGACAAAAAGGCAGCTGGAAAAGCCAAAAAAACAGCTAAAAAAGCGAAAAAGAAAGCTGCTGAATTAGATAAGCAACTGCTCGGCAAAATCGCACAACGAAGAGGGGCACTTGCCGAGTCATCAGATGAAGCCGGCAGGGGTTATTTATCAACTTCGGAGGAAGAGAGAGAAAAGATTGCAAAGAGTAAGAATGGACCAATGACTAAAGAAATAAAATCAGAAAAAAAGAAAAAGAAGAAGAAAAATTCTTCAGCGAGATCTACAGATGTAGAATTTTTACCTGTTATACAAGAATCGCAATTAGAATCAAGTGACCTGGAAAATGAAGTTATTGAAAAAAAAACTAAACAACCATTTTTTTCAAAAGCATTTGAGAAGATAAAAGGCGCTGGAAGTTGGGCTCTTGATAAGTTAAATGAAAACCCTGGAGTAAAGAAAGCGATTGTTGACCAGAGTGCGGGATTTATTGATCAATTACTAACTAAGAAAAGCTCCGATGAATCAGGAGCTGTTCAAAAAGAACAAGTAAAAGAACCAGCAGTCGTTCAAAAAGCGCCATTGAAGCCAGCGCGGCAAGCTTTTTCTTCAAATAATCCTACATCGAAAGAGTCCAACTCTGAAAGTAGTGTAAATGCAAAGAGTTTTGTAGAATATATCACTCCAATACCTCAGATGTCTCTGGGGGAATTACGCAATGAAATGTCAACAAAAGTAGACAGAGTCCTTTACGCTATTGATAGCGACATGCCACCTCCACCACCATCAAGTGATGAGGAAGAAGTAGCGAAGATTAAACGTCAAAGTTCAGTGGATAGTGACTCAAGTGTGAGTAGCGACAGTAGTTATTACTTCA from the Listeria seeligeri serovar 1/2b str. SLCC3954 genome contains:
- the actA gene encoding actin assembly-inducing protein ActA, with product MTIVVITSCLSFTTNDLYAQTTDEEDAKSSLNTNEWSEEETKPAAELSNEQGKVEKHAVYETTEQVRERELKELKELAKESSEKKGKRDKIKSFFAKKFPSEKSDSKTSTQENSVKNPQQSDSATNEIKEPTPKVDKKAAEKAAKVDKKAVEKAAKVDKKAAGKAKKTAKKAKKKAAELDKQLLGKIAQRRGALAESSDEAGRGYLSTSEEEREKIAKSKNGPMTKEIKSEKKKKKKKNSSARSTDVEFLPVIQESQLESSDLENEVIEKKTKQPFFSKAFEKIKGAGSWALDKLNENPGVKKAIVDQSAGFIDQLLTKKSSDESGAVQKEQVKEPAVVQKAPLKPARQAFSSNNPTSKESNSESSVNAKSFVEYITPIPQMSLGELRNEMSTKVDRVLYAIDSDMPPPPPSSDEEEVAKIKRQSSVDSDSSVSSDSSYYFRPSKLPRLQGFASPAHKQNFKSIHKPCIRGNIPVPVPSHANTMKLKPMNNARNFNQLNILNHAPAVSANQGSSKGTLQKKTIATQVRVPLPNSKMSSQKQINKLANTTQNNSAAQVNKTTSQVSGTTDVDKSLKVKRNQSAPAVLAPPVVLKEDLSKEEAEKKSNLDKQQQEEKKVEVIDPVKYSDLNDDSLDEKSEKVLVKSAEDEKAQETSGSNTILIISILAGSVIALLIFIKILNVRKLN